From Camelina sativa cultivar DH55 chromosome 7, Cs, whole genome shotgun sequence, one genomic window encodes:
- the LOC104701308 gene encoding ribulose bisphosphate carboxylase small chain 1A, chloroplastic, with protein MASSMLSSATMVASPAQATMVAPFTGLKSSAAFPATRKANNDITSITSNGGRVSCMKVWPPIGKKKFETLSYLPDLTESELAKEVDYLIRNKWIPCVEFELENGFVHREHGNTPGYYDGRYWTMWKLPLFGCTDSAQVLKEVEECKKEYPEAFIRIIGFDNTRQVQCISFIAYKPPSFTNA; from the exons ATGGCTTCATCTATGCTCTCTTCCGCTACAATGGTTGCCTCTCCGGCTCAGGCCACTATGGTCGCTCCTTTCACCGGACTTAAGTCCTCCGCTGCTTTCCCAGCCACCCGCAAGGCCAACAACGACATTACTTCCATCACAAGCAACGGCGGAAGAGTTAGCTGCATGaag GTGTGGCCTCCGATCggaaagaagaagtttgagaccCTCTCTTACCTTCCTGACCTTACCGAATCCGAATTGGCTAAGGAAGTTGACTACCTTATCCGCAACAAGTGGATTCCCTGTGTTGAATTCGAGTTGGAG AACGGGTTTGTGCACCGTGAGCACGGTAACACCCCCGGATACTACGATGGAAGGTACTGGACAATGTGGAAGCTTCCCTTGTTCGGTTGCACCGACTCCGCTCAAGTGTTGAAGGAAGTCGAGGAGTGCAAGAAGGAGTACCCCGAAGCCTTCATTAGGATCATCGGATTCGACAACACCCGTCAAGTGCAGTGCATCAGTTTCATCGCCTACAAGCCCCCAAGCTTCACCAATGCTTAA